One stretch of Bosea vaviloviae DNA includes these proteins:
- a CDS encoding 2-isopropylmalate synthase — MTDATRNASSSKDRVLIFDTTLRDGEQCPGATMTFEEKLEVADVLDAMGVDIIEAGFPIASDGDFEAVSAIARRIKRATVAGLARAISADIARAGEAVRHAAKPRIHTFVSTSPIHLEHQMRKSEDEVLEIITKTVAQARNLVEDVEWSAMDATRTPIDYLCRTVEAAIKAGATTINLPDTVGYAVPDEYRAMFRQIRERVPNADKAIFSVHCHNDLGLAVANSLAGIEGGARQIECTINGIGERAGNAALEEVVMALRVRGDVLPYDTGIDASLLTRASKAVSTACSFPVQYNKAIVGRNAFAHESGIHQDGMLKNQTTYEIMTPESVGVSKTSLVMGKHSGRAAFRSKLKEMGYDLGDNQLEDAFTRFKALADRKKHVYDEDIEALVDENLASAHDRVRLVSLTVIAGTRGPQRATMKLDVDGRFVTEEAEGNGPIDAVFNAIKAIVPHEAVLELYDVHAVTEGTDAQAEVTVRLSHEGSSVTGRGADPDTLVSSAKAYLVALNKLVAKGVRLHAQAAAE, encoded by the coding sequence ATGACCGATGCGACCCGGAACGCCTCCTCCTCCAAGGACCGCGTGCTGATCTTCGACACCACCTTGCGCGACGGCGAGCAATGCCCCGGCGCCACCATGACCTTCGAGGAGAAGCTCGAGGTCGCCGATGTGCTCGACGCGATGGGCGTCGACATCATCGAGGCCGGCTTCCCGATCGCCTCCGACGGCGATTTCGAAGCGGTCTCCGCTATCGCCAGGCGGATCAAGCGTGCGACCGTCGCGGGCCTCGCCCGGGCGATCAGCGCTGACATCGCACGCGCCGGCGAGGCGGTGCGCCATGCCGCCAAGCCGCGCATCCACACCTTCGTCTCGACCTCGCCGATCCATCTGGAGCACCAGATGCGCAAGAGCGAAGACGAGGTTCTGGAGATCATCACGAAGACGGTGGCCCAGGCCCGCAACCTGGTCGAGGATGTCGAATGGTCGGCGATGGACGCGACCCGCACCCCGATCGACTATCTCTGCCGCACGGTCGAGGCCGCCATCAAGGCCGGCGCGACCACGATCAACCTGCCCGATACGGTCGGCTATGCGGTGCCCGACGAGTATCGCGCGATGTTCCGCCAGATCCGCGAGCGCGTGCCCAATGCCGACAAGGCGATCTTCTCGGTGCATTGCCACAATGATCTCGGGCTGGCGGTGGCCAATTCGCTGGCCGGCATCGAGGGCGGGGCGCGGCAGATCGAATGCACCATCAACGGCATCGGTGAGCGTGCCGGCAATGCCGCTCTGGAAGAGGTGGTGATGGCGCTGCGCGTGCGCGGCGATGTCCTGCCCTACGACACCGGCATCGACGCGTCGCTGCTGACGCGCGCCTCGAAGGCCGTTTCGACCGCCTGCTCCTTCCCGGTGCAGTACAACAAGGCGATCGTCGGCCGGAACGCCTTCGCCCATGAGAGCGGCATCCACCAGGACGGCATGCTGAAGAACCAGACGACCTACGAGATCATGACGCCGGAATCGGTCGGCGTCTCCAAGACCTCCCTGGTGATGGGCAAGCATTCCGGCCGCGCCGCCTTCCGCTCCAAGCTGAAGGAGATGGGCTACGATCTGGGCGACAACCAGCTCGAGGACGCCTTCACGCGCTTCAAGGCCTTGGCCGACCGCAAGAAGCATGTCTATGACGAGGATATCGAGGCGCTGGTCGACGAGAATCTGGCCTCGGCGCATGACCGCGTCAGGCTGGTTTCGCTGACCGTGATCGCGGGCACGCGCGGGCCGCAGCGCGCCACGATGAAGCTCGATGTCGATGGCCGCTTCGTCACCGAGGAGGCCGAGGGCAACGGGCCGATCGATGCCGTGTTCAACGCCATCAAGGCGATCGTGCCGCATGAGGCGGTGCTGGAGCTCTACGACGTGCACGCCGTGACCGAAGGCACCGACGCGCAGGCCGAGGTGACGGTCAGGCTCTCGCATGAGGGCTCGTCGGTGACCGGGCGCGGCGCTGACCCCGATACGCTGGTCTCCTCGGCCAAGGCTTATCTGGTGGCGCTCAACAAGCTCGTCGCCAAGGGCGTGCGCCTGCACGCGCAGGCCGCGGCGGAGTAA